A single genomic interval of Notolabrus celidotus isolate fNotCel1 chromosome 13, fNotCel1.pri, whole genome shotgun sequence harbors:
- the tagapb gene encoding T cell activation RhoGTPase activating protein b: MDTPGYGIAAMRRGSYDDAAASLRPHLRHLAQRRRSAPSLVFAKALGMPWSPIREEASCRVSVDQSPFVLGLTSENGELLLNECVQVTEGSKTKERHLFLFRDVIVFAKLKSTASYRLKHRVSLEDIWLYGFEDEPEGEKGMRGDVDLRVTIVLAWALSFCLVCFSSPEVKERWLDTLHRKIEDAKARVGCASPPPDVLMKVLSGSITTKTLTGVGMEPFIECPLDGDENNSAQLKQLHNHEEKPAQSIETKWNLVRKLRKGTSFSGKTRRSYTDTKTQLFGQPLCKISTEECSLPKPIAEMLLLLRKRGPSTEGVFRKQCNSKNMKDLREKLNSGLDVDLESQPVVLLVGLLKSFLRELPGSLLVSELYADWMAALDNEDVQQRATEMNKVVEKLPAANKLLLQHLACVLHHILENADINKMDAYNLAVCTAPTLLQLDFSNLDEQEKLKKVTELTQFLIEHCEILGENIPNLLDTDEDSLSSQHHDSAYDSTDPDGDGEAGESTCSTHGGSGSSSSLSPSLTASSSSWTANASFNTKPQFNRRCSEPIILLSPDLKSMCGHARSHDDCSMERRGFDEQPLKKQISDDSFLLRGQGGASQVLMFPKLSSSSNMDPLPYMSKNCSCSSLESAASNQSDGSVFTSSPVGSPACHRRANNSTQPSVVVKAHQDIPKPISDEKKRSQSMRLPTKVLMRTRSLGAFGRNSLKKDSQKDNSFPCETLQEDSQSEADPPAELQHKPRPLSAIEVFKQGDNRLPCRPPTYQNAVQATSVLPQYGSMTVHDAIQLGRRSRPSSVNYDFPSTCNAHQYTDCLTQGNVVERRQPFRQRAMSESVSSSHHEVVTRRCSQPVFEEILYAKESYV; encoded by the exons ATGGACACCCCTGGTTATGGGATTGCAGCAATGAGGAGAGGAAGTTACGACGATGCTGCAGCTTCTTTACGCCCC CACCTCAGACACTTGGCTCAGAGACGCCGCTCTGCCCCGTCTCTGGTCTTTGCGAAGGCGTTGGGAATGCCTTGGTCTCCTATCAG ggagGAGGCTTCCTGCCGGGTCTCTGTTGATCAGAGTCCATTCGTCCTCGGCCTCACCAGCGAGAAcggagagctgctgctgaacgAGTGTGTTCAGGTCACAGAGGGCTCCAAGACCAAGGAGAGACACCTGTTCCTCTTCAGAGATGTGATTGTGTTTGCTAAACTCAA GTCAACAGCCAGCTACCGCCTGAAGCACAGAGTGAGTCTGGAGGATATTTGGCTTTACGGATTTGAAGATGAACCAGAGGGAGAAAAGGGAATGAGGGGGGATGTTGACCTCAGAGTGACCATCGTCCTGGCATGGGCCCTCAGCTtctgtttggtgtgttttaG CTCGCCTGAGGTGAAAGAACGCTGGTTAGATACACTCCACAG AAAAATAGAAGACGCAAAAGCAAGAGTTGGTTGTGCTTCTCCGCCTCCAGACGTCCTCATGAAGGTGTTGAGTGGCAGCATCACA ACTAAAACTCTAACAGGAGTAGGCATGGAACCGTTTATCGAGTGTCCTCTTGAT GGGGATGAAAATAACTCTGCCCAACTGAAACAGTTGCATAACCATGAAGAAAAGCCGGCACAGTCCATTG AAACCAAGTGGAACCTGGTGAGGAAACTCAGGAAGGGTACAAGTTTCAGTGGTAAAACACGCAGATCATATACAGACACAAAGACGCAGCTGTTTGGACAGCCCCTCTGCAAGATAAGCACAGAAGAATGCTCCCTTCCAAAACCAATTGCA GAGATGCTGCTGTTGCTGAGGAAGAGAGGGCCGTCCACAGAGGGAGTGTTTCGCAAACAGTGCAACAGCAAGAACATGAAGGACCTCAGGGAAAAGCTCAACAGCGGGCTGGATGTGGACCTGGAGAGCCAGCCGGTCGTTCTGCTCGTCGGGCTTCTTAAA AGTTTCCTTCGAGAACTTCCTGGCAGCCTGCTGGTGTCTGAACTTTATGCCGACTGGATGGCAGCTCTTGATAATGAAGACGTCCAACAGAGAGCTACGGAAATGAACAA GGTGGTAGAGAAGCTGCCTGCAGCCAAcaagctcctcctgcagcacctTGCCTGCGTTCTCCATCACATCCTCGAGAACGCTGACATCAACAAGATGGACGCCTACAACTTGGCGGTGTGCACCGCCCCCACGCTGCTGCAGTTGGACTTCTCCAATCTGGACGAGCAGGAGAAGTTGAAGAAG GTCACAGAGCTAACTCAGTTCCTGATTGAGCATTGTGAGATACTTGGAGAGAACATTCCAAATCTGTTGGATACTGATGAAG ACTCGCTGTCCTCTCAGCATCACGACTCTGCGTACGACAGCACCGACCCCGATGGAGATGGAGAGGCGGGAGAGAGCACCTGTTCCACACATGGCGGGAGTGGgtcatcttcctctctcagcCCCAGCCTCACTGCTTCCTCGTCCTCTTGGACTGCAAATGCTTCTTTCAACACAAAGCCGCAGTTCAATCGTCGTTGCTCCGAGCCCATCATCCTTCTCTCTCCTGACCTCAAGAGCATGTGCGGCCATGCCAGGAGCCATGACGACTGCTCCATGGAGAGGAGGGGCTTCGACGAGCAGCCACTGAAGAAGCAGATCTCAGACGACTCCTTCTTGCTCAGAGGACAAGGCGGAGCAAGTCAGGTGTTAATGTTTCCGAAACTAAGCAGCAGCTCCAACATGGATCCTCTACCCTACATGTCCAAGAACTGCTCATGCTCTTCCTTAGAGAGTGCTGCCTCCAACCAATCAGATGGTTCAGTTTTTACAAGCTCTCCAGTGGGGTCCCCAGCCTGCCACAGGAGAGCAAACAACAGCACCCAGCCTTCAGTGGTAGTGAAAGCTCATCAGGACATTCCTAAACCAATTTCAGATGAGAAAAAGCGCTCGCAGTCAATGAGACTTCCCACAAAAGTCCTGATGAGGACGAGGAGCTTAGGAGCCTTCGGCAGAAACAGCCTGAAGAAAGACTCTCAGAAGGACAACTCCTTCCCTTGTGAGACTCTCCAGGAGGACTCTCAGAGTGAAGCAGATCCACCAGCCGAGCTCCAGCACAAACCCCGCCCTCTGTCAGCCATCGAAGTGTTCAAGCAGGGGGACAACCGGCTGCCCTGCAGGCCTCCAACGTACCAGAATGCCGTGCAGGCCACAAGTGTACTCCCACAGTATGGATCGATGACTGTGCACGACGCCATACAGTTGGGGAGAAGGTCCCGCCCATCCTCGGTTAATTATGACTTCCCATCCACCTGCAACGCCCATCAGTACACAGACTGTTTAACTCAAGGCAATGTGGTGGAGCGGCGGCAACCATTCCGACAGAGGGCGATGTCTGAGTCTGTGTCCTCTAGTCATCATGAGGTGGTGACACGCCGATGCAGCCAGCCTGTGTTTGAGGAAATTTTGTACGCCAAGGAGTCTTACGTTTGA